In Triticum urartu cultivar G1812 chromosome 6, Tu2.1, whole genome shotgun sequence, the following proteins share a genomic window:
- the LOC125512481 gene encoding uncharacterized protein LOC125512481, with protein MAEQGNKTTSWWRRFRWLYAVRCTLACVVTLVAVAVIVRAVVVMLRPEKLQLKLAAGRVAANYIPSLPPPGNEVRLKFVLRAYNPSGRATLEYANVTVRLTDASSSSSSAEAPTARITEFDLPKPIDVTQQTLSEVLVPLSLVPEEDLPMRYVRALYEGRGVAGAEMELRGVLSTHVAMSTTSVLTTYYCWPVTIAVGPGDYAAADVACFDKLDAPAHV; from the coding sequence ATGGCCGAGCAGGGGAACAAGACGACGAGCTGGTGGAGGAGGTTCCGGTGGCTATACGCGGTGCGGTGCACCTTAGCGTGCGTGGTCACCCTGGTGGCCGTGGCAGTGATCGTCCGGGCGGTGGTGGTGATGCTCCGCCCCGAGAAGCTCCAGCTgaagctcgccgccggccgcGTAGCTGCCAACTACATACCGTCGCTGCCACCCCCGGGCAACGAGGTGCGGCTCAAGTTCGTCCTCAGGGCCTACAACCCAAGCGGGCGCGCCACCCTCGAGTACGCCAACGTCACCGTCCGGCTCACGGACGCGTCGTCGTCATCTTCTTCGGCGGAGGCGCCTACAGCGAGGATCACCGAGTTCGACCTTCCGAAGCCCATCGACGTGACGCAGCAGACATTGAGCGAGGTGCTCGTGCCGTTGTCGCTGGTGCCGGAGGAGGATCTACCGATGCGGTACGTGCGCGCGCTCTACGAGGGGCGCGGCGTGGCCGGCGCGGAGATGGAGCTGAGAGGGGTCTTGTCCACCCACGTGGCGATGTCCACCACAAGTGTCCTCACCACGTACTACTGCTGGCCGGTGACCATCGCCGTCGGCCCGGGCGACTACGCCGCCGCCGACGTGGCCTGCTTCGACAAGTTGGACGCCCCGGCTCATGTGTGA